The following coding sequences lie in one Mycobacterium sp. DL440 genomic window:
- a CDS encoding thiolase family protein: protein MTGYADRDAVIVGAVRTPIGKGKANGALHGVLPADLLAHSLRELITRTGVDPVLVEDVIAGAVTQVGDQAVNIARNALLGAGFPETVPGTTVDRQCGSSQQAISFAAQGVLAGAYDIVIAAGVESMSRVPMGTSVLPGSDPFGVAFAERYSEGLVPQGISAELIAAKWGFSRAQLDEFSAGSHEKAARATKDGLFEAELAPIAGLSTDEIIRPGTTVETLSGLKPAFYNEAYAARFPQINWEITPGNSSPLSDGSAAVMITSGATARKLGLKPLARIHTTTVVGSDPLYMLTGVIPATEKVLARAGLTLADIDLFEVNEAFAPVVLAWAADTGADLGKTNVNGGAIAIGHPLGASGARIMTTLVNALEGRGGRYGLQTMCEGGGMANAAIIERLD, encoded by the coding sequence ATGACCGGATATGCAGACCGGGACGCAGTCATCGTCGGAGCGGTCCGGACCCCGATCGGCAAAGGCAAAGCCAACGGCGCGCTGCACGGCGTCCTGCCGGCGGATCTGCTGGCCCACAGCCTGCGGGAGCTGATCACCCGCACCGGCGTCGACCCGGTACTGGTCGAGGACGTCATCGCCGGAGCCGTCACCCAGGTCGGCGATCAGGCCGTCAACATCGCCCGTAACGCCCTGCTGGGCGCGGGCTTCCCGGAAACCGTTCCCGGGACCACCGTCGACCGCCAGTGCGGCAGCAGCCAGCAAGCGATCAGCTTCGCCGCCCAAGGCGTGCTGGCCGGCGCCTACGACATCGTGATCGCCGCCGGCGTGGAGTCCATGTCGCGGGTGCCGATGGGTACCTCGGTATTGCCGGGCAGCGACCCGTTCGGCGTGGCCTTCGCCGAGCGCTACTCCGAAGGTCTTGTGCCGCAAGGGATCAGCGCCGAGTTGATCGCAGCGAAATGGGGATTCTCCCGCGCCCAGCTCGACGAGTTCTCCGCGGGCAGCCACGAGAAAGCGGCCCGGGCCACCAAGGACGGATTGTTCGAGGCCGAACTAGCCCCGATCGCCGGGTTGAGCACCGACGAGATCATCCGGCCGGGGACGACGGTCGAGACCCTGTCCGGGTTGAAGCCGGCGTTCTACAACGAGGCCTACGCCGCACGGTTCCCCCAGATCAACTGGGAGATCACCCCGGGTAACTCGTCACCGCTGTCCGACGGCAGCGCGGCGGTGATGATCACCAGCGGTGCCACGGCACGGAAACTCGGGCTCAAGCCGCTGGCTCGGATCCACACCACCACGGTGGTCGGATCGGACCCGCTCTACATGCTGACCGGTGTCATCCCGGCCACCGAGAAGGTCTTGGCGCGTGCGGGTTTGACGCTGGCGGACATCGACCTGTTCGAGGTCAACGAGGCGTTCGCGCCGGTGGTGCTGGCCTGGGCGGCCGACACCGGTGCCGATCTGGGCAAGACGAACGTCAACGGTGGCGCGATCGCGATCGGGCATCCGCTGGGCGCCAGCGGGGCCCGCATCATGACCACCCTGGTCAATGCCCTCGAGGGGCGCGGCGGACGTTACGGCCTGCAGACGATGTGTGAGGGCGGCGGCATGGCCAACGCCGCCATCATCGAGCGGCTGGACTAG
- a CDS encoding helix-turn-helix domain-containing protein, translating into MGFDSVGMLQGKLADRDTWSAVGHCPIERTMAFAGTKSAMLIMREAFYGTTRFDDFARRVGITKAATSARLSDLVAAGLLAKRPYREPGQRERDEYVLTESGTDFMPVVWAMFEWGRKHLGDTGLRLAHDGCGALAGVEIRCEQGHPVPADELVVRFERPTS; encoded by the coding sequence ATGGGGTTTGATTCCGTGGGAATGCTGCAGGGCAAGCTGGCCGACCGTGACACCTGGTCTGCGGTGGGGCACTGCCCGATCGAGAGGACGATGGCGTTCGCGGGCACCAAGTCGGCGATGCTGATCATGCGCGAGGCCTTCTACGGCACCACCAGGTTCGACGACTTCGCTCGCCGGGTCGGGATCACCAAGGCGGCGACCTCGGCGCGGCTGTCCGACCTGGTGGCCGCCGGGCTGCTGGCCAAGCGGCCCTATCGCGAGCCCGGTCAGCGGGAACGCGACGAGTACGTCCTCACCGAATCCGGAACGGATTTCATGCCGGTGGTGTGGGCCATGTTCGAGTGGGGCCGCAAACATCTCGGCGACACCGGACTGCGGCTGGCCCACGACGGATGCGGGGCACTGGCCGGAGTCGAAATCCGGTGTGAGCAAGGACACCCCGTGCCGGCCGACGAACTCGTCGTCCGCTTCGAGCGTCCGACGTCGTGA
- a CDS encoding DUF389 domain-containing protein: MLHLRVVAPTDLREPILNVLDRDPGVTNVVVHAGDARDPAGDEITAIVVREAANDVVERLKSLDVPHSGAITLEPLDTVLSAAAFHAEDATEGDGADAVIWDELVSRTREESSLNATYLMFLCIACLLAAIGVITDSAVTVVGAMVVGPEFGPLAALAVALVQQRMSLARRAGVALLVGFPVAMAVTALATLGFEALGWVSLTSFRNLQEVDFIFQVGPFSLVVALLAGAAGMLSLVSAKSAALVGVFISVTTVPAAGFAVVAATVGEWDIAARSVLQLGVNLMGITMAGVVMLALYRRFATR, from the coding sequence GTGCTGCACTTACGCGTCGTCGCGCCCACCGATCTGCGAGAGCCGATCCTGAACGTCCTCGACCGGGACCCGGGCGTCACCAATGTCGTGGTGCACGCCGGGGATGCGAGAGATCCGGCCGGAGACGAGATCACGGCCATCGTGGTCCGGGAGGCGGCCAACGATGTGGTGGAGCGCCTTAAATCCCTTGATGTGCCGCACTCGGGGGCCATCACCCTTGAGCCACTCGACACCGTCCTGTCCGCAGCGGCCTTTCATGCCGAGGACGCCACCGAGGGAGACGGTGCCGATGCGGTGATCTGGGACGAGTTGGTGTCGCGTACCCGCGAGGAGTCCAGCCTCAACGCGACATATCTGATGTTCCTGTGCATCGCGTGCCTGCTCGCCGCGATCGGCGTCATCACCGACTCCGCGGTCACCGTTGTCGGCGCGATGGTCGTCGGACCCGAGTTCGGGCCGCTGGCGGCGCTGGCGGTCGCGCTGGTGCAGCAGCGGATGTCGCTGGCCCGCCGGGCGGGAGTGGCGTTGCTGGTCGGCTTCCCCGTCGCAATGGCCGTCACCGCCCTCGCCACATTGGGCTTCGAAGCCCTGGGGTGGGTGTCGCTGACCAGCTTCCGCAACCTCCAGGAGGTGGATTTCATCTTCCAGGTGGGCCCCTTCTCGTTGGTGGTGGCTCTGCTCGCCGGCGCGGCCGGGATGTTGTCGCTCGTGTCGGCGAAATCCGCGGCACTCGTGGGTGTCTTCATCTCGGTGACGACGGTTCCTGCGGCCGGTTTCGCGGTGGTCGCCGCGACGGTCGGCGAATGGGACATCGCGGCCCGGTCGGTGCTGCAGTTGGGCGTGAACCTGATGGGCATCACGATGGCGGGTGTCGTGATGCTCGCGCTCTACCGCAGATTCGCGACCCGCTGA
- a CDS encoding GAP family protein: MAVVAAVDPLRIGVVAFMLSRSRPVRLLLPFFLFAFTANVAVGAAVVFVFKNVSGDGGRTMPPSLEIGIGVVALAIAVLSVTGVLERLVTRVRARRAAPAAATDDSVPGLSKLPAGMQAALRGEAPWAAGLLGLINGFPTPYYLAAMAAALTSGAVVTEQMAAMVVFNLVGFLAAIIPIISFWVAPAATRSGVERIYEWMGIHHRLVVAVIAGAVGLYFLATGISHL; the protein is encoded by the coding sequence ATGGCCGTTGTGGCGGCGGTCGATCCGCTCAGAATCGGGGTCGTTGCCTTCATGCTGTCGCGGTCACGGCCGGTACGGTTGCTGCTCCCCTTCTTCCTGTTCGCCTTCACCGCCAATGTCGCGGTGGGCGCCGCGGTGGTGTTCGTGTTCAAGAACGTCAGCGGCGACGGCGGGCGCACCATGCCTCCGAGCCTGGAGATCGGCATCGGTGTCGTGGCGCTGGCGATCGCCGTACTGTCCGTCACGGGTGTCCTCGAACGCCTGGTCACGCGGGTGCGCGCGCGACGGGCGGCGCCGGCCGCAGCCACGGACGACTCGGTTCCGGGCCTGTCGAAACTGCCGGCCGGCATGCAGGCCGCGTTGCGCGGCGAGGCGCCGTGGGCAGCCGGACTGCTGGGCCTGATCAACGGTTTCCCCACCCCGTACTACCTGGCCGCGATGGCCGCCGCCCTGACATCGGGCGCCGTGGTGACCGAGCAGATGGCCGCGATGGTCGTGTTCAATCTGGTCGGTTTCCTCGCGGCGATCATTCCGATCATCAGTTTCTGGGTCGCGCCGGCCGCCACCAGGTCCGGCGTCGAGCGGATCTACGAGTGGATGGGCATCCACCATCGCCTCGTGGTGGCCGTGATCGCCGGTGCCGTCGGCCTGTACTTCCTCGCCACGGGCATCAGTCACCTATGA
- a CDS encoding circularly permuted type 2 ATP-grasp protein, producing the protein MVLRANGSPESAQATGVALDTGGRGDVDGMDVDGVLAAYRRSRAQRALFEVRDDGFGAGYDELVDALGNVRPAWRELAAGVGERGRDGLDRLRAVVRGLVDNDGITYIQMDRHGDVVTDDDGTAVPGPWHLDALPLVLSATDWDCLESGLVQRSRLLDAVLTDLYGARRSITSGVLPARLLFAHPGYLRAARGIVVPGRHQLFLHGCDVSRGDDGAFTVNADWTQAPSGAGYALADRRVIVHAAPDLYERVGPRPSSPWAQALRLALLDAAPEAAEEPMVVVLSPGIHSETAFDQAYLAGVLGFPLVESADLVVRDGTLWMRSLGTLKRVDVVLRRIDADYVDPLDLRPDSRLGVAGLVEALRRGSVTVVNTLGSGILESPGLARFLPQLAELLLDEKPQLPTAPMYWGGIDIERSHLLTKLSSLLIRPVSGGATIVGPTLATTDREDLAARIEADPAQWVGQELPQFSTAPTNYRSTGMSAGNVGMRLFTVAQRGGYAPMIGGLGYVVAPGNSAYRMNTLAAKDVWVNSPQRVTAERIPTVSVELVSAGAVPSPTRAVSSPRVLADLFWMGRYAERAEGMARLLTVTRERYHEYRYRRELEESQCVPVLLAAIGAITGTDTGDAADAHEMIAIAPTTLWSATADRHRPGSLAQSVERLGLAARAVRDQMSNDTWMVLAGVERAVIRPSAVPPQSPNVAEAYLATAHSQTLAGMLALSGVSAESMVQDVGWTVMDLGKRIERGMALTALLRATLTTVRSASAERAVAESTLVVCESSVIYRRRNPGQISVAAIAELLLFDAENPRSLIYQLERIRSDLKPLPGASGSSRPERLIDELATRLRRLDPADLEEVAADGARAELAGLLDGVHAGLRDLSGVITAAHLSLPGGMQPLWGPDERRVMP; encoded by the coding sequence ATGGTTCTACGTGCGAACGGCTCACCGGAGTCCGCTCAGGCCACCGGTGTTGCCCTGGACACCGGTGGGCGTGGCGACGTCGACGGTATGGACGTCGACGGTGTGCTGGCCGCCTACCGCCGGTCCCGGGCCCAGCGTGCGTTGTTCGAAGTTCGGGACGACGGTTTCGGCGCCGGCTACGACGAGTTGGTCGACGCCTTGGGCAATGTTCGGCCGGCCTGGCGCGAGCTGGCCGCGGGCGTCGGCGAGCGTGGCCGTGACGGCCTGGACCGGCTGCGTGCCGTGGTGCGCGGCCTCGTCGACAACGACGGCATCACCTACATCCAGATGGATCGCCACGGGGACGTGGTCACCGACGATGACGGCACCGCGGTGCCGGGCCCCTGGCATCTTGACGCCCTGCCGCTGGTGCTCTCCGCTACGGACTGGGACTGCCTGGAATCAGGTCTGGTGCAGCGGTCCCGGCTGCTCGATGCGGTGCTGACCGATCTGTACGGCGCCCGCCGCTCGATCACCAGCGGGGTGCTGCCGGCCCGATTGTTGTTCGCCCACCCCGGCTACCTGCGGGCCGCGCGCGGCATCGTGGTGCCCGGACGTCATCAGCTGTTTCTCCATGGCTGCGACGTCAGCCGCGGCGACGACGGCGCGTTCACGGTGAATGCGGACTGGACACAGGCACCCTCGGGTGCCGGCTACGCCTTGGCCGATCGCCGGGTCATCGTGCACGCGGCCCCCGACCTGTATGAGCGGGTCGGCCCGCGCCCCTCCTCGCCGTGGGCTCAGGCCTTGCGACTGGCGCTGCTCGACGCGGCTCCCGAGGCCGCCGAAGAGCCGATGGTCGTGGTGCTCAGCCCCGGGATCCATTCCGAGACTGCCTTCGACCAGGCCTACCTGGCCGGGGTGCTCGGCTTCCCTTTGGTGGAGAGTGCGGATCTGGTGGTCCGGGACGGCACGTTGTGGATGCGGTCGCTGGGCACTCTCAAACGCGTCGACGTGGTGTTGCGCCGGATCGACGCCGACTATGTGGATCCGCTGGATCTGCGCCCCGATTCCCGGCTCGGCGTGGCCGGTCTGGTCGAGGCGTTGCGTCGCGGTTCGGTGACGGTGGTCAACACCTTGGGCAGCGGAATTCTGGAAAGCCCCGGTCTGGCACGGTTTCTGCCGCAGCTGGCCGAGCTGTTGCTCGACGAGAAACCCCAACTGCCGACCGCGCCGATGTACTGGGGCGGGATCGACATCGAGCGCTCCCATCTGCTCACCAAGCTGTCGTCGTTGTTGATCCGGCCGGTGAGCGGAGGCGCCACGATCGTGGGGCCGACACTGGCGACCACCGACCGCGAGGACCTGGCCGCGCGCATCGAAGCCGATCCCGCGCAGTGGGTGGGGCAGGAACTGCCCCAGTTCTCCACCGCACCAACCAATTACCGGTCCACGGGAATGTCGGCGGGCAACGTCGGTATGCGGCTGTTCACCGTGGCCCAGCGCGGCGGGTACGCGCCGATGATCGGTGGACTGGGCTACGTCGTCGCTCCCGGAAATTCTGCCTATCGAATGAACACCCTTGCCGCCAAGGATGTTTGGGTTAACAGTCCGCAACGCGTCACGGCCGAGCGCATCCCGACGGTCTCGGTCGAGCTGGTCTCCGCGGGCGCGGTACCCAGCCCGACCCGGGCGGTCAGCTCGCCGCGGGTGCTGGCCGACCTGTTCTGGATGGGCCGGTACGCCGAACGTGCCGAGGGCATGGCGCGGCTGCTCACCGTCACCCGGGAGCGCTACCACGAATACCGCTACCGCCGGGAACTCGAAGAGAGTCAGTGTGTTCCGGTGCTGCTGGCAGCGATCGGCGCGATCACCGGCACCGACACCGGAGACGCCGCCGATGCCCACGAGATGATCGCGATCGCCCCGACCACGTTGTGGTCGGCCACCGCTGACCGGCATCGGCCGGGATCGCTTGCCCAATCGGTGGAACGGCTCGGGCTGGCCGCCCGGGCGGTCCGTGACCAGATGTCCAACGACACCTGGATGGTGCTGGCCGGTGTCGAACGTGCGGTGATCCGACCATCGGCTGTCCCACCCCAGTCGCCCAATGTCGCAGAGGCCTACCTCGCCACCGCGCACAGCCAGACCCTGGCCGGAATGTTGGCGTTGTCCGGGGTGTCCGCGGAATCGATGGTGCAGGACGTCGGCTGGACCGTGATGGATCTCGGCAAGCGCATCGAGCGCGGGATGGCGCTGACCGCGCTGCTGCGAGCCACCTTGACGACGGTGCGCAGTGCGTCGGCCGAACGCGCGGTGGCCGAGTCGACCCTGGTGGTCTGTGAATCTTCGGTGATCTACCGGCGGCGCAACCCGGGGCAGATCAGCGTCGCCGCGATCGCCGAACTGCTGTTGTTCGACGCCGAGAACCCCAGATCGCTGATCTACCAGTTGGAGCGCATCCGTTCGGACCTCAAGCCCCTGCCCGGAGCATCGGGCTCGTCGCGCCCGGAACGCCTGATCGACGAACTGGCCACCCGGTTGCGTCGTCTCGACCCGGCAGATCTCGAGGAGGTCGCCGCAGACGGGGCCCGAGCCGAACTCGCCGGCCTACTCGACGGTGTGCATGCCGGCCTGCGCGATCTCTCGGGTGTCATCACCGCGGCGCACCTGTCACTGCCCGGCGGGATGCAACCGCTGTGGGGGCCCGACGAGCGGCGGGTAATGCCATGA
- a CDS encoding transglutaminase family protein gives MTGPSESAGTRCYEITHRTVYRYSDDVTSSYGRGFLTPRDLPWQRCLSHRLVIDPEAADSSTSRDAYGNISSYFHVTDRHRTLSVTGQSVVEVDPFAPEHYSGASAKAPWELARPIGGDGALAAEFTLDLSPPEITGAVREYAAPSFVPGRPLIEVLRELTSRIYSDFTYRSGSTTVSTQVAEVLAAREGVCQDFARLAIACLRANGLAASYVSGYLATDPPPGKERMIGVDATHAWASVWTPQNLWMGMDPTNDQMVDERYIVAGFGRDYADIPPLRGIIYTDSLSSVIEVSVDVAPCPPDRGRLLHA, from the coding sequence ATGACCGGGCCCAGCGAGTCGGCGGGAACCCGCTGTTACGAGATCACCCACCGCACCGTCTATCGCTATTCCGACGATGTCACCAGCTCTTACGGGCGCGGTTTTCTCACGCCGCGTGACCTGCCGTGGCAGCGGTGCCTGTCCCACCGCCTGGTGATCGACCCGGAGGCGGCCGACAGTTCCACCAGCCGTGACGCTTACGGCAACATCAGTTCGTATTTTCATGTCACCGACCGCCACCGCACCCTGAGCGTCACCGGCCAATCCGTGGTAGAGGTGGATCCCTTTGCGCCTGAACATTATTCGGGCGCATCAGCCAAGGCCCCCTGGGAGTTGGCCCGCCCGATCGGCGGCGATGGTGCGCTGGCCGCGGAGTTCACCCTCGACCTCTCACCGCCGGAGATCACTGGCGCGGTGCGCGAGTACGCCGCACCCAGTTTCGTGCCCGGACGGCCGCTGATCGAGGTGCTTCGTGAACTGACATCGAGGATCTACTCCGACTTCACCTACCGGTCGGGTTCGACGACCGTGTCCACCCAGGTGGCCGAGGTGCTGGCCGCGCGCGAGGGAGTCTGTCAGGATTTCGCCCGGCTGGCCATCGCCTGCCTGCGGGCCAACGGTCTGGCGGCAAGCTATGTCTCGGGTTACCTGGCCACCGATCCGCCGCCCGGTAAGGAACGCATGATCGGGGTGGACGCCACGCACGCCTGGGCATCCGTCTGGACGCCGCAGAACCTCTGGATGGGAATGGATCCCACCAACGATCAGATGGTCGACGAGCGTTACATCGTGGCCGGATTCGGCCGCGATTACGCCGACATCCCCCCGCTCCGCGGCATCATCTACACGGATTCTCTCAGCAGCGTGATCGAGGTGTCCGTCGACGTGGCGCCGTGCCCGCCGGACCGAGGACGGTTGCTGCATGCGTGA
- a CDS encoding putative zinc-binding metallopeptidase: MRDFNCPNCGQRLAFENSLCLSCRSALGFSLGDMALLVITDSDQSGHAGAVDENQYRLCANLHLAECNWLVRIGDDPLCASCTLTRTRPADTDTAALASFADAEQAKRRLIAELHELKLPIVGRDEDPRFGLAFDLLSSGFEQVFTGHHNGVITLDLAEGDDVHREQLRIAMDEPYRTLLGHFRHEIGHHYFYRLIAPSADYRARFTQLFGDADADYQAALDRHYAQGPPSGWEDDFVSSYATMHAAEDWAETFAHYLHIRDTLDTAAAFGFAPAGAAFGRRFLGPAGFDTIIEMWLPLAWSLNMVNRSMGHDDLYPFVLAPAVLEKMRFVHAVVDEVTAG; the protein is encoded by the coding sequence ATGCGTGATTTCAACTGTCCCAACTGTGGACAACGTCTGGCATTCGAGAACAGCCTGTGCCTGTCGTGCCGCAGCGCGCTCGGGTTCTCGCTCGGTGACATGGCGCTGCTGGTGATCACCGATTCCGACCAGAGCGGCCACGCCGGCGCCGTCGATGAGAATCAGTACCGACTGTGCGCGAATCTGCATCTGGCCGAATGTAATTGGCTGGTACGCATCGGTGATGATCCGTTGTGCGCGTCGTGCACGCTCACCAGGACCCGTCCCGCCGATACCGATACCGCGGCGTTGGCATCGTTCGCCGACGCCGAGCAGGCCAAGCGCCGGCTGATCGCCGAACTGCACGAGCTGAAGCTGCCGATCGTCGGCCGCGACGAGGACCCTCGGTTCGGGCTGGCTTTCGACCTGCTCTCCAGCGGGTTCGAGCAGGTGTTCACCGGCCATCACAACGGTGTCATCACCCTGGACCTGGCCGAGGGTGACGATGTACACCGCGAGCAGCTACGGATCGCGATGGACGAGCCGTACCGCACGCTGCTGGGCCACTTCCGCCACGAGATCGGTCACCACTACTTCTATCGGCTGATTGCGCCGTCGGCGGACTACCGCGCCCGGTTCACCCAACTGTTCGGGGACGCCGACGCCGATTATCAGGCCGCGTTGGACCGCCACTACGCACAGGGTCCCCCGTCCGGGTGGGAGGACGACTTCGTCTCGTCCTACGCGACCATGCACGCCGCCGAGGACTGGGCCGAGACCTTCGCGCACTATCTGCACATCCGCGACACCCTGGACACCGCCGCGGCTTTCGGGTTCGCCCCCGCCGGAGCGGCGTTCGGACGACGCTTTCTGGGGCCCGCCGGGTTCGACACGATCATCGAGATGTGGCTGCCGCTCGCGTGGTCGCTGAACATGGTGAACCGGTCGATGGGACACGACGACCTGTACCCGTTCGTGTTGGCGCCCGCGGTGTTGGAGAAGATGCGGTTCGTGCACGCAGTCGTCGACGAGGTCACTGCGGGCTGA
- a CDS encoding DUF3097 domain-containing protein, with translation MTDRYGSDILSRNPHTPKLTRSTEQPAEKGLVVEDAQSGYVGAVVRIEGGRVELEDRRGKVRTFPMGPGFLIDGKPVSLVVPKRAAAPARTASGSVAVPRAKARVALASRIYVEGRHDAELVEQVWGADLRIEGVVVEYLGGVDDLADIVAEFAPGPGRRLGVLVDHLVTGSKEARIAEAVRRGPGGEHTLVVGHPFVDIWQSVKPARLGMKAWPTIPRSVEWKHGICDALGWPHQDQADIARAWQRIRGQVRDWNDLEPALIGRVEELIDFVTAPA, from the coding sequence GTGACTGATCGCTACGGCTCCGACATCCTGTCCCGAAACCCGCACACGCCCAAGCTGACTCGATCGACCGAACAGCCTGCGGAGAAGGGCCTGGTCGTCGAGGACGCCCAGAGTGGTTACGTGGGCGCGGTGGTGCGGATCGAGGGTGGCCGCGTCGAGCTCGAGGACCGCCGCGGCAAGGTGCGGACTTTCCCGATGGGCCCGGGCTTTTTGATCGACGGCAAGCCGGTGAGCCTCGTGGTGCCCAAGCGGGCCGCGGCACCGGCCCGCACGGCGTCAGGATCGGTCGCGGTACCCAGGGCCAAGGCGCGGGTTGCGCTGGCCAGCCGGATCTACGTCGAGGGCCGCCATGACGCCGAGCTCGTCGAGCAGGTCTGGGGCGCTGATCTGCGCATCGAAGGCGTCGTCGTCGAATATCTGGGCGGCGTCGATGACCTGGCCGACATCGTCGCGGAGTTCGCACCCGGACCGGGCCGTCGGTTGGGCGTGCTGGTCGATCACCTGGTCACCGGGTCCAAGGAGGCGCGCATCGCCGAGGCGGTGCGGCGCGGCCCCGGCGGTGAGCACACGCTGGTGGTCGGACACCCGTTCGTCGACATCTGGCAGTCGGTCAAACCGGCCCGGCTCGGGATGAAGGCGTGGCCGACCATCCCGCGCAGTGTGGAGTGGAAGCACGGTATCTGCGACGCGCTGGGCTGGCCGCACCAGGACCAGGCCGACATCGCCCGGGCCTGGCAGCGGATCCGCGGCCAGGTACGCGACTGGAACGACCTGGAGCCCGCGCTGATCGGCCGGGTCGAGGAACTCATCGATTTCGTGACCGCACCGGCGTAG
- a CDS encoding replication-associated recombination protein A has protein sequence MSDSLFDVPGEPAPAGPGAPAPASAPLAVRMRPAGLDEVVGQTHLLQAGSPLRRLVEGSGAASVILYGPPGTGKTTLASLISQATGRRFEALSALSAGVKEVRAVLEKARIALVHHGEQTVLFIDEVHRFSKTQQDALLAAVENRVVLLVAATTENPSFSVVAPLLSRSLILQLQPLTAPDVETVLRRAITDPRGLGGAVEVTDEAVELMVQLSAGDARRALTALEVAGETAGAPGGVVSVETIEQSLDKAAVRYDRDGDQHYDVVSAFIKSVRGSDVDAALHYLARMLVAGEDPRFVARRLMILASEDIGMADPTALQTAVAAAQTVQLIGMPEAQLTLAHATVHLATAPKSNAVTTALGAAMNDIRAGKAGLVPPHLRDGHYSGAQKLGNAVGYKYAHDHPDGVVPQQYPPDELVGTDYYQPTGRGFERELVTRVDKLRAIIRRARR, from the coding sequence GTGTCCGACAGCTTGTTCGACGTGCCCGGTGAGCCCGCACCCGCGGGTCCCGGTGCGCCGGCCCCCGCTTCGGCGCCGCTGGCGGTGCGGATGCGCCCCGCCGGCCTCGACGAGGTCGTCGGCCAGACCCATCTTCTGCAGGCCGGTTCGCCCTTGCGCCGCCTGGTGGAGGGATCCGGCGCGGCGTCGGTGATCCTCTACGGCCCACCCGGCACCGGCAAGACCACCCTAGCTTCGCTCATCTCGCAGGCCACCGGCCGCCGGTTCGAGGCGCTCTCGGCGCTGAGCGCCGGCGTCAAGGAGGTCCGCGCGGTGTTGGAAAAGGCGCGCATTGCGCTCGTTCATCACGGCGAACAGACCGTGCTGTTCATCGACGAGGTGCACCGTTTCTCCAAGACCCAGCAGGATGCGCTGCTGGCGGCGGTGGAGAACCGGGTCGTGCTGTTGGTGGCGGCCACCACGGAGAACCCGTCGTTCTCGGTGGTCGCGCCGTTGCTGTCGCGCTCGTTGATCCTGCAGCTCCAGCCGCTGACCGCGCCGGACGTCGAGACCGTGCTGCGCCGCGCGATCACCGACCCGCGGGGTCTGGGTGGTGCGGTCGAGGTCACCGACGAGGCCGTCGAGCTCATGGTGCAGCTCTCCGCCGGCGATGCGCGGCGGGCACTCACCGCGTTGGAGGTGGCCGGTGAAACAGCCGGAGCGCCCGGTGGCGTTGTTTCCGTCGAGACCATCGAGCAGTCGTTGGACAAGGCCGCGGTGCGGTACGACCGTGACGGTGATCAGCACTACGACGTCGTCAGCGCCTTCATCAAATCGGTGCGCGGATCCGACGTCGATGCGGCGTTGCACTACCTGGCCCGGATGCTGGTGGCGGGGGAGGACCCACGCTTCGTGGCGCGCCGGCTGATGATCCTGGCCAGCGAGGACATCGGGATGGCCGATCCCACCGCGCTGCAGACCGCGGTCGCCGCCGCCCAGACCGTGCAGCTGATCGGCATGCCCGAGGCGCAGCTGACCTTGGCGCACGCGACCGTGCACCTGGCCACCGCGCCAAAGTCCAATGCGGTCACCACGGCGCTCGGTGCGGCGATGAACGACATCCGGGCCGGCAAGGCCGGATTGGTGCCTCCGCATCTGCGGGACGGTCATTATTCGGGGGCACAGAAACTCGGCAACGCCGTGGGCTACAAATACGCCCATGACCATCCTGATGGTGTTGTGCCGCAACAGTATCCACCAGATGAACTGGTGGGGACGGACTACTAC